The Chitinophagaceae bacterium genome window below encodes:
- a CDS encoding DUF2071 domain-containing protein has product MKPFLTAEWRNLIMMNYVVPEEILLPYLPKGIELDHFEGKCYVSFVAFHFLHTKVKGIGFPFHRNFEEINLRFYVKYKENGTYKRGVVFISELVPKRMITWIAKLIYQEQYAYSPISSSVTETDKRILHFNWGKQPNYELSVKTEIKPLPINTGSKEEFIFEHYWGYTSLKGNRAGEYRVAHPRWNIYPVTDYRTTADFGHMYGNEFSFMNGTAPDSVFVAEGSAVSVYERKITHE; this is encoded by the coding sequence ATGAAACCCTTCCTTACAGCTGAATGGCGCAACCTGATTATGATGAACTATGTTGTGCCGGAAGAAATTCTTTTACCTTATTTGCCAAAAGGAATAGAGCTTGATCATTTTGAAGGGAAATGTTATGTGAGCTTTGTTGCCTTTCATTTTCTGCATACAAAAGTGAAGGGAATTGGATTTCCGTTTCACCGAAACTTTGAAGAAATAAATCTGCGGTTTTATGTAAAGTATAAAGAAAACGGAACGTATAAACGTGGAGTTGTTTTCATCAGCGAACTTGTTCCGAAACGAATGATTACCTGGATTGCAAAATTAATTTACCAGGAACAGTATGCCTATTCACCCATCAGCAGTTCAGTTACTGAAACGGATAAACGAATCTTACACTTCAACTGGGGTAAACAGCCGAACTATGAACTGAGTGTTAAAACAGAAATTAAACCTTTGCCAATAAACACCGGCAGTAAGGAAGAATTCATCTTTGAACATTACTGGGGTTATACAAGTTTGAAAGGTAACAGAGCCGGAGAATACCGTGTTGCACATCCCCGCTGGAATATTTATCCTGTTACTGATTACAGAACAACAGCTGATTTCGGACACATGTATGGTAATGAGTTTTCTTTTATGAACGGAACAGCGCCTGATTCTGTTTTTGTTGCCGAAGGGTCAGCAGTAAGTGTTTATGAACGGAAGATCACTCATGAATAA
- a CDS encoding NAD(P)/FAD-dependent oxidoreductase — translation MKILILGGGFGGLRLARLLNNKPGFEVTLIDKFNYHQFQPLFYQVATAGLDASNISFPLRKAFQNSKNIKIRMAEIQTVDTVNKQVITNEDSYGSDYLVIATGASTNFFGNQQLEKYAFPMKSTVEALQLRHKLIQNFEDALHSDTAGDLQRLMNVVVVGGGPTGVELSGAIAEMKKYVLPKDYPELDFSKMNIYLLEGTGKTLAAMSEKSSEDSLKYLQRLGVTVMTNSLLNDYDGRTVTLKDGQTIQSSLVIWAAGIKGNIPAGIDQSLIAKGNRIKVDPYNYVQGTQGIFAIGDIAYIEDAAFPNGLPQVAPVAIQQASLLAENLTRIQQGKILKEFHYKDKGAMATVGRNLAVVDVPKPKLHFGGFFAWLIWMGLHLMLILGVKNRFFVFSNWLYNYVTYDQNLRLIFKEFYRVPDKSLK, via the coding sequence ATGAAAATCTTAATACTTGGCGGCGGCTTTGGAGGTTTACGTCTGGCACGGCTTCTTAATAATAAACCGGGGTTTGAAGTAACACTCATTGATAAATTCAACTATCACCAGTTTCAGCCTTTGTTTTACCAGGTAGCTACTGCCGGACTGGATGCATCAAATATTTCTTTCCCTTTACGCAAGGCTTTTCAAAACAGTAAGAATATTAAAATCCGCATGGCGGAAATACAAACTGTTGATACCGTCAATAAACAGGTAATTACAAACGAAGACAGTTATGGTTCAGATTATCTCGTGATTGCTACAGGCGCTTCAACCAATTTTTTCGGCAATCAACAACTGGAGAAATATGCTTTCCCAATGAAGTCAACTGTAGAAGCATTGCAACTGCGGCATAAACTGATTCAGAATTTTGAAGATGCATTGCATAGCGATACTGCAGGAGATTTACAACGTTTAATGAATGTGGTTGTGGTGGGTGGCGGACCAACAGGAGTGGAGCTAAGCGGTGCTATTGCTGAGATGAAAAAGTATGTATTGCCAAAGGATTATCCTGAACTGGATTTCAGCAAAATGAATATCTATTTGCTGGAAGGAACTGGCAAGACGCTTGCAGCTATGAGTGAAAAAAGCAGCGAAGACAGTTTGAAATACCTGCAAAGATTAGGCGTAACAGTCATGACCAATTCATTGCTGAATGATTATGATGGCAGAACAGTTACATTAAAAGATGGTCAAACCATTCAATCATCTCTGGTAATATGGGCAGCCGGTATTAAAGGAAATATCCCGGCTGGAATTGATCAAAGTTTAATTGCAAAAGGAAACCGTATTAAAGTCGACCCCTACAATTATGTACAGGGAACGCAGGGAATATTTGCCATTGGTGATATTGCTTATATAGAAGATGCGGCTTTCCCAAATGGTTTGCCACAGGTGGCGCCGGTTGCAATTCAGCAGGCAAGTTTACTGGCAGAAAACTTAACAAGAATTCAGCAGGGAAAAATATTGAAAGAATTTCATTACAAAGACAAAGGTGCAATGGCAACTGTTGGCAGAAACTTAGCAGTGGTAGATGTGCCAAAACCGAAATTGCATTTCGGTGGTTTCTTTGCATGGCTCATCTGGATGGGATTGCATTTAATGCTGATACTTGGTGTAAAGAACCGCTTCTTTGTATTCAGTAACTGGCTGTACAATTATGTTACCTATGATCAGAACCTTCGTTTGATCTTTAAAGAATTTTACCGTGTACCCGATAAATCATTAAAATGA
- the serA gene encoding phosphoglycerate dehydrogenase, with product MAEKKTTSYPKEKIKILLLENISETAVQNIKDSGYASVKKLSGALSEEELIKEIKDVHLLGIRSKTMITEKVLEAANKLQAIGCFCIGVNQVNLKAATTKGVVVMNAPYSNTRSVAELVIGLSIVLIRRIIDKNKAAHEGIWNKDAKGSYELRGKTLGLIGYGSIGSQVSVLAEALGMKVIYYDIVTKLPLGNAEQYRNLKDVLNSADIVSLHVPETNQTKNLINKNTLKQFKKGGILLNYARGEVVDLDALRAAILDKHIAGAAIDTFPWEPEKNGDRFQTPLQDLPNVILTPHIGGSTEEAQQNIGEDVSNKLVQYLEKGITIGSHTVPELALPIQEGTHRILHIHKNVPGVLSQINTQLSKHNINILGQYLKTNDQIGYVVLDVDRNLSKKAVELLKEVKETIKVRMVY from the coding sequence ATGGCGGAAAAAAAAACGACCAGTTACCCCAAAGAAAAAATCAAGATTCTTTTACTTGAAAATATCAGTGAAACAGCGGTACAAAACATTAAAGACAGCGGCTATGCCAGTGTGAAAAAGCTCAGCGGCGCTTTGAGTGAAGAGGAATTGATCAAAGAAATCAAGGATGTTCACCTGCTGGGTATCCGTTCCAAAACAATGATTACTGAAAAAGTACTGGAAGCTGCCAATAAACTACAGGCCATCGGTTGTTTTTGTATTGGAGTGAACCAGGTTAATTTAAAAGCGGCTACAACAAAAGGTGTGGTAGTGATGAATGCCCCCTACAGTAATACAAGAAGTGTGGCTGAACTGGTAATTGGGTTGAGTATTGTTCTTATTCGCCGTATTATAGATAAAAACAAAGCTGCACATGAAGGTATTTGGAACAAGGATGCAAAAGGCAGTTATGAATTGCGTGGAAAAACACTTGGTCTCATTGGCTACGGCAGCATCGGAAGCCAGGTAAGTGTTTTGGCAGAAGCCTTGGGAATGAAAGTAATTTATTATGATATCGTTACCAAGCTTCCGTTAGGAAATGCAGAGCAGTATAGAAATCTGAAAGATGTATTGAACAGTGCCGATATTGTTTCACTTCATGTACCTGAAACCAATCAAACAAAAAATCTCATCAATAAAAATACACTGAAACAGTTTAAAAAAGGAGGCATTCTGTTAAACTATGCAAGGGGAGAAGTGGTTGATCTTGATGCGTTGCGTGCAGCCATTCTTGATAAACATATTGCAGGTGCAGCCATTGACACATTCCCATGGGAGCCTGAAAAGAATGGCGATCGTTTTCAAACACCTTTACAGGATTTGCCCAATGTAATTCTTACTCCGCATATTGGTGGAAGTACAGAAGAAGCACAGCAGAATATTGGTGAAGATGTAAGTAATAAACTCGTTCAGTATTTAGAAAAGGGAATTACCATTGGCTCACATACTGTTCCTGAACTGGCTTTGCCGATACAGGAAGGAACCCACCGCATTTTACATATTCATAAAAATGTGCCGGGTGTATTGAGTCAGATTAACACTCAACTAAGCAAGCATAATATCAACATCCTGGGACAGTATTTAAAAACCAATGACCAGATAGGTTATGTAGTTCTGGATGTGGATCGTAATCTTTCCAAAAAAGCGGTTGAATTGCTGAAGGAAGTGAAAGAAACGATTAAAGTGAGGATGGTGTATTAA
- a CDS encoding serine hydrolase produces the protein MKIQFSKRTIIILAGIVLTSCGSSSTGEISAGDSLAIALSSPKKISPIEFRNIYQKVEKFYDSALGRTGFNGGFLVAKNGNIIFQKYAGTVRIGQKEPVTDSTTFHIASTSKTFTGMAVLKLAEEGKLNINDSLQKFFPQFPYSGMTVKMLLSQRSGLPNYGYYLEKFNWDQKVKISNAEVLNTLIEYKPDLQFTMNRRFNYCNTNFVLLALIIEKVSGKSYADYLDQTFSNHCI, from the coding sequence ATGAAGATCCAGTTCAGCAAACGAACGATCATTATACTTGCAGGTATTGTACTCACTTCCTGCGGCAGTTCATCAACCGGCGAAATATCAGCAGGCGATTCACTGGCCATTGCTCTCTCTTCTCCGAAAAAAATATCCCCTATTGAGTTCAGAAATATTTACCAGAAAGTAGAGAAGTTTTATGACAGTGCTCTTGGCAGAACGGGCTTTAACGGAGGTTTTTTGGTGGCCAAGAACGGTAATATCATTTTTCAAAAATATGCAGGCACTGTCCGTATCGGGCAAAAAGAACCGGTTACAGATTCCACCACTTTTCATATTGCATCTACCAGCAAAACATTTACCGGGATGGCTGTACTGAAACTGGCAGAAGAAGGAAAGCTGAACATCAATGATTCGCTGCAGAAATTTTTTCCCCAGTTCCCCTACTCCGGTATGACGGTAAAAATGTTATTGAGCCAGAGAAGCGGTTTACCCAACTATGGATATTATCTGGAGAAATTCAACTGGGATCAAAAAGTAAAAATTTCCAATGCAGAAGTGCTGAATACACTGATTGAATACAAACCCGATCTGCAGTTTACCATGAACAGGCGGTTCAACTATTGTAATACGAACTTCGTTCTGCTGGCACTGATTATTGAAAAAGTATCCGGCAAATCATATGCAGATTATCTTGATCAGACTTTTTCAAACCACTGCATATGA
- a CDS encoding serine hydrolase, with translation MNHSYVFNWNDSATATPSYMWNGRKEAYTYLDLTYGDKNIYSTVTDLLKWDQALYENRLFKKATLDSAFTPYSNERPGIHNYGLGWRMYTLSNNKKIIYHNGWWHGNNATFYRLISEGVTIIILGNKFNRNIYHVKPLIETLTPLRFSYESDE, from the coding sequence ATGAATCACAGTTATGTATTTAACTGGAACGATTCAGCAACTGCCACACCCTCTTACATGTGGAACGGGCGAAAGGAAGCATATACTTATCTGGATTTAACTTATGGTGACAAAAACATTTACAGCACGGTTACTGATCTGTTGAAATGGGATCAGGCATTGTATGAAAACCGCTTATTTAAAAAAGCAACGCTGGATTCTGCATTTACTCCTTACAGTAATGAACGGCCGGGCATTCATAACTATGGACTGGGGTGGAGAATGTACACCCTGTCAAACAATAAAAAAATCATTTATCATAATGGATGGTGGCACGGAAACAACGCTACCTTTTACAGGTTGATATCTGAAGGAGTTACCATCATCATTTTAGGTAATAAATTCAACCGGAATATTTATCATGTAAAACCATTGATTGAAACACTCACTCCTTTACGTTTCAGTTACGAAAGTGATGAATAA
- a CDS encoding cation transporter has product MNRKELSFIRLSFIISTVICAVKFVAYFLTHSLVILSDALESIINVVAAAFAWYSIYLSNKPRDAEHPYGHGKVEFFSIGFEGAMILIAGIGILIQAALFYFNPIPVHELNTGAWLTAATGTANFLLGYFLVQKGKQQNSMILKGNGKHILSDSYTSIGVIAAILLILLTGYSWIDPLASVIAAGIIIYTGVKLMNKSVRGLMDEVDMNVVDELVLILKKNRHANWIDMHNLRVQRYGNYYHVDCHVTMPYYFSLEEVHDEITILDKLLNESFEKGSIEFFIHTDPCIEKSCSYCLLSDCKLRRQKFVQQIEWSRSNLLPNKKHSFPE; this is encoded by the coding sequence TTGAACAGAAAGGAACTTTCTTTTATCAGGCTTTCATTTATCATCAGCACAGTTATCTGCGCGGTAAAATTTGTGGCCTACTTTCTTACACATTCACTGGTTATACTTTCTGATGCACTTGAATCAATCATTAATGTGGTTGCGGCAGCCTTTGCCTGGTACAGTATTTATTTGTCGAACAAACCCCGTGATGCTGAGCATCCCTACGGTCATGGCAAGGTTGAATTCTTTTCCATTGGCTTTGAAGGAGCCATGATCCTGATTGCAGGAATCGGAATTTTGATCCAGGCAGCTCTGTTCTATTTTAACCCCATTCCGGTGCATGAACTGAATACCGGTGCATGGTTAACCGCAGCAACGGGTACTGCGAACTTCCTGCTGGGTTATTTCCTTGTTCAAAAAGGGAAACAGCAGAACAGCATGATTTTAAAAGGAAACGGAAAGCATATTTTGAGCGACAGTTATACAAGTATTGGGGTAATTGCGGCCATCCTTCTCATCCTGCTCACAGGTTATTCGTGGATTGATCCGCTGGCCTCAGTTATTGCTGCCGGCATAATTATATATACAGGTGTTAAACTGATGAATAAATCTGTTCGTGGGCTGATGGATGAGGTTGATATGAATGTTGTGGATGAACTGGTGCTGATCTTAAAGAAGAACAGGCATGCAAACTGGATAGATATGCATAATCTCCGAGTACAGCGGTATGGCAATTATTATCATGTGGATTGCCATGTAACCATGCCTTACTATTTTTCACTGGAAGAGGTTCACGATGAAATAACCATACTGGATAAACTGTTGAACGAAAGTTTTGAAAAAGGCAGTATTGAATTTTTTATTCATACTGATCCCTGTATTGAAAAAAGCTGCAGTTATTGTTTGCTTTCTGATTGCAAACTCCGAAGACAAAAATTTGTGCAGCAAATTGAATGGAGCAGATCGAACTTATTGCCCAATAAGAAACATTCTTTTCCTGAATAA
- a CDS encoding TonB-dependent receptor plug domain-containing protein, translating into MRKIKRLLVACLCLCISISAIAQEQTVSGVIRDAADNSPLPGVSIRVKGARTGTTTATNGSYSIKVKKGQVLVFSFLGFKTTEVTVGDNMSVNINLVESADKQELSEVVVTAMDIKRNAREVGYSVQKVDGKEIQETQRENFVNSLQGRIAGITVTPTNGIAGASSSIVIRGFNSMALSNEPLFVIDGIIMDNNTINESGGAGTVGIASNRDNRDGDYTNRIADINPNDIESITVLKGPEATALYGSQASSGAIIITTKKASNTRKLGINYDNSFRFSEITRLPSITDNYNAGSNGVDFPSFTYFGSQNKNPDKASIYKNINDFFRTGFSQTHNLSLDYGIKNASFRASGSLNNIEGSVPYNSYKRYNFRLTNSTKIGKYIDIAPSFSYAHTEFVRPLRGANSYLLNLLRWPLDLDLKKLKTKTAISCSPMPQILCLK; encoded by the coding sequence ATGAGAAAAATTAAACGCTTGCTGGTAGCGTGTTTATGTCTTTGTATAAGCATATCTGCCATTGCTCAGGAACAAACTGTATCAGGTGTTATTCGTGATGCAGCCGACAACTCCCCTCTTCCTGGTGTATCCATACGTGTAAAAGGAGCCCGTACAGGTACAACCACTGCTACTAACGGTTCTTACAGTATTAAAGTTAAAAAAGGACAGGTACTTGTCTTTTCTTTTTTAGGATTTAAAACCACAGAAGTTACTGTTGGAGACAATATGTCTGTTAATATCAACCTCGTTGAATCTGCCGACAAGCAGGAATTGAGTGAAGTTGTTGTAACAGCTATGGACATTAAAAGAAATGCCCGTGAAGTAGGCTACTCTGTTCAAAAAGTAGACGGGAAGGAAATTCAGGAAACACAGAGAGAAAATTTTGTAAACTCCCTCCAGGGACGTATTGCAGGTATAACTGTAACACCAACCAATGGTATTGCAGGGGCTTCTTCTTCAATAGTGATCAGGGGTTTTAATTCCATGGCCCTGAGTAATGAACCTCTTTTCGTAATTGATGGTATTATAATGGATAACAATACGATCAATGAATCTGGCGGAGCAGGAACAGTTGGAATCGCATCTAACCGTGATAACAGAGATGGAGATTATACAAATCGTATAGCAGATATTAATCCGAATGACATTGAATCAATCACTGTATTAAAAGGCCCTGAAGCAACTGCTCTTTATGGCAGCCAGGCCAGTTCCGGGGCTATTATTATTACAACAAAGAAAGCTTCAAATACAAGAAAGCTTGGTATTAATTATGATAACAGTTTCCGTTTTTCAGAAATCACACGTTTGCCCAGCATAACAGATAATTATAATGCAGGCTCTAATGGAGTTGATTTTCCGAGTTTTACCTATTTCGGTTCTCAAAATAAGAACCCGGATAAGGCAAGCATCTATAAAAATATCAATGATTTTTTCAGAACCGGCTTTTCCCAAACACATAACCTCAGCCTGGATTATGGTATAAAGAATGCAAGTTTCAGGGCCAGTGGAAGTCTCAACAATATTGAAGGCAGTGTGCCCTACAACAGCTATAAAAGATATAATTTCAGGTTGACAAACAGCACAAAGATTGGCAAGTATATAGATATCGCCCCATCTTTTTCATATGCGCATACTGAATTTGTAAGACCATTACGTGGAGCCAACAGCTACCTGTTGAATCTGTTAAGATGGCCGTTGGATCTTGATCTGAAAAAATTGAAGACCAAAACGGCAATAAGCTGCTCACCTATGCCACAGATCCTTTGCTTGAAATAG
- a CDS encoding TonB-dependent receptor: MLNYWKLRTSFAVTARLNGAYSNQSVFANRTGSGLGYSYDFGNLNPDLEPEKQQTYEVGTEFRLFNSKLTLDVTYYNTLNTSQIVELFRSSYGSGYVLNTLNVGSTRNQGVEVAVTATPVQTKNFKWNIGLNFNKMWNEVLSLPANVPEFYISDTWLYGNARGGLAKGGPTTTITSYGYARNNKGMILINPTTGLPVNESLFKVRGDRNPDFTMGINNSFRWKNLSVSMLWDWRMGGDIFNATNMYLTTQGRSLKTADRFTPIVITGVLNDGLQNTANPTKNTIAIVPFFNQGYYTAMPEEEFIEKDINWLRLRDITLSYNFTNAIKGKQKIFKTLSAFVTCNDLILITNYSGADPAANGNTAGTRGVGAAGFDYGNVAIPISINLGLRTSF, translated from the coding sequence ATTCTTAATTACTGGAAATTACGTACATCATTTGCTGTTACTGCCCGTCTTAATGGAGCTTACAGCAATCAGTCAGTATTTGCAAACAGAACAGGCAGCGGCTTAGGTTATTCCTATGATTTTGGAAATCTGAATCCTGATCTGGAACCGGAGAAACAACAAACCTATGAAGTGGGTACTGAGTTCAGATTGTTTAACAGCAAGCTCACTCTTGATGTTACCTATTATAATACACTAAACACAAGTCAGATTGTTGAATTATTCCGCTCAAGTTATGGCTCAGGTTACGTATTGAATACCTTAAATGTTGGTTCTACCCGTAACCAGGGTGTAGAAGTAGCTGTTACTGCAACTCCTGTTCAAACCAAAAACTTTAAATGGAACATCGGCTTAAACTTCAACAAAATGTGGAATGAAGTATTGAGCTTACCTGCCAATGTTCCTGAGTTTTATATTTCTGATACCTGGTTATATGGTAATGCAAGAGGTGGCCTGGCAAAAGGCGGCCCTACAACAACCATTACCTCTTATGGTTATGCAAGAAATAACAAAGGTATGATCCTGATCAACCCTACAACCGGATTACCAGTTAATGAGTCGCTTTTTAAAGTAAGAGGTGATCGTAATCCTGATTTTACCATGGGCATCAATAACAGTTTCCGCTGGAAAAATCTCTCTGTATCCATGCTTTGGGATTGGAGAATGGGTGGAGATATCTTCAATGCAACCAATATGTATCTTACAACTCAGGGAAGGAGCTTAAAAACAGCTGACCGTTTTACACCGATCGTTATTACGGGTGTGCTGAATGATGGTTTGCAGAATACGGCAAATCCTACAAAAAATACAATTGCTATTGTGCCTTTCTTTAACCAGGGTTATTATACTGCTATGCCGGAAGAAGAGTTTATTGAAAAAGATATCAACTGGCTGCGTTTAAGAGATATTACACTTTCTTACAATTTTACCAATGCCATTAAAGGCAAACAGAAGATATTTAAAACCTTAAGTGCTTTTGTTACCTGCAATGACCTGATTTTAATTACCAATTACAGTGGGGCCGATCCTGCTGCTAATGGTAATACAGCCGGTACACGGGGTGTAGGAGCTGCAGGTTTTGATTACGGCAACGTAGCAATTCCCATCAGTATTAACCTTGGTCTCAGAACATCTTTTTAA
- a CDS encoding SusD/RagB family nutrient-binding outer membrane lipoprotein has protein sequence MKSIYKVLLLVLIITGISVSCNKKIDEAYLNPNSPVKVPIETLLPQIVSAMAANYGGHGPLNDARFISMYIQNFSSYTVSATRNSSTTYERMGGTVDGSDNAGSLWRMHYYDMGQNAMKIIQWGTEEKKWDYVGVAQAIFAWSWLQLTDYHGEIILKDAFNTNLLTFKFDKEEDVYAYVRQLAAQSLENLNKTGDGVSQANLATGDAFLYNGDVNKWKKFVYSILARSYNHLSNKSIYKPDSVIYYCDKAITTNADNAIVKFTATPGFSANSNFYGPVRNNLGSAYAIRQSEYITKLLTGSNSAFPTVDDPRKWYLIRPSISEKFVGIPLNAGITAITVSNDRPENFWGPRWDSLVAPLSDARARYIFRNASPVPVLTASEVYFMKAEAAYRKGDKPTALTAYKKAIELNFDMLQIDYSTNVPATSLLTASVRDAFLANPAVVPASADFNLSHIMLQKYIALYAFGAIETWVDMRRYHYTDVKDGFQVYRDFVTPPNNGATNGLWPDNNGNLVYRVRYRYNSEYVWNIEELKRLGADATDWHTKETWFSKP, from the coding sequence ATGAAATCAATATATAAAGTACTCTTGCTGGTCCTGATCATCACAGGGATTTCAGTATCCTGCAATAAGAAGATAGACGAAGCCTATCTGAATCCAAATTCACCGGTTAAAGTTCCGATTGAAACATTGCTGCCGCAGATTGTTTCAGCTATGGCAGCCAATTATGGGGGTCATGGGCCATTAAATGATGCACGTTTTATAAGCATGTATATACAAAATTTCAGCAGTTATACAGTTAGTGCTACCCGTAATTCCAGCACTACTTATGAACGTATGGGCGGTACGGTTGATGGAAGTGATAATGCCGGCTCACTCTGGCGTATGCATTATTATGATATGGGGCAAAATGCAATGAAAATAATCCAATGGGGAACAGAAGAGAAAAAATGGGATTATGTAGGTGTAGCCCAGGCCATCTTTGCATGGAGCTGGTTACAGTTAACCGATTATCATGGAGAAATTATTCTCAAGGATGCATTTAACACCAATCTCTTAACCTTCAAGTTTGATAAAGAGGAAGACGTATATGCATATGTGCGTCAACTGGCTGCTCAATCACTTGAAAACCTCAATAAAACAGGTGATGGCGTGAGCCAGGCAAACCTTGCAACAGGTGATGCATTTCTGTATAATGGCGATGTAAATAAATGGAAAAAATTTGTTTACAGTATCCTCGCCCGTTCTTATAATCACTTAAGTAACAAATCAATTTATAAACCTGACTCTGTTATTTATTACTGTGATAAGGCAATTACAACAAATGCTGATAATGCCATTGTTAAATTCACAGCAACTCCCGGTTTTTCTGCCAACTCCAATTTTTATGGCCCTGTTCGTAATAATCTCGGAAGTGCATATGCAATCAGACAAAGCGAATACATTACTAAATTACTTACCGGATCTAACTCAGCTTTTCCCACTGTAGATGATCCTCGCAAATGGTACCTCATCCGCCCATCTATCAGCGAAAAATTTGTTGGTATTCCATTGAACGCAGGGATCACTGCCATTACCGTTAGCAACGATCGGCCTGAAAATTTCTGGGGACCAAGATGGGATTCTTTAGTAGCTCCACTCAGCGATGCAAGAGCAAGATATATCTTCCGTAATGCAAGTCCCGTACCTGTTCTTACTGCAAGTGAAGTTTATTTCATGAAGGCAGAAGCTGCTTACCGTAAAGGGGATAAACCAACAGCGCTTACTGCTTATAAAAAAGCAATTGAACTGAACTTTGATATGCTGCAGATCGATTATTCAACCAATGTGCCGGCTACCAGTTTATTGACTGCTTCTGTAAGGGATGCTTTTTTAGCAAACCCTGCTGTTGTCCCTGCATCAGCAGACTTCAACCTGTCACATATCATGTTGCAGAAATATATTGCACTGTATGCCTTTGGAGCAATTGAAACCTGGGTTGATATGCGTCGCTATCATTATACTGATGTGAAAGATGGCTTCCAGGTGTACCGTGATTTTGTAACTCCACCAAATAATGGTGCCACCAATGGTTTATGGCCGGATAATAATGGAAACCTTGTTTACCGTGTACGTTACCGTTATAACTCTGAATATGTATGGAATATTGAAGAGTTAAAAAGACTGGGCGCTGATGCAACCGACTGGCATACAAAAGAAACCTGGTTCTCTAAACCCTAA
- a CDS encoding DUF4397 domain-containing protein, translated as MKKIILILSVIVFLLSCEKKADFNANFVPLDSNLYTNYKFINAYPYATPVFSGQTSSSVLLTHNGLQFSSGTPITVGTTYPASIGYAALFKQIAGLPMDIRMVLGTQPALTRDSLLFTYYGPSLSKYYSLFFCDSIKKPNSIFVTEDDLRLPGGPNLYRVRFVNLIPNPPTLTPAIDVYSTNAGALIFTGIPFKKATPFLELPRNSIATTFTDTYQIRWTGTSTVIATLSSVQLNNQMSLTLFAKGFVGATGLRAPGLLSYRNN; from the coding sequence ATGAAAAAAATAATATTAATTCTATCGGTAATAGTTTTTCTTCTCTCCTGTGAGAAGAAAGCAGATTTCAATGCAAATTTTGTTCCGTTGGATTCAAACCTGTATACGAATTACAAGTTCATCAATGCATACCCTTATGCAACACCTGTTTTCTCCGGTCAAACCAGTTCTTCGGTTCTTCTTACACATAATGGACTCCAGTTTTCTTCAGGAACACCCATTACTGTAGGAACAACCTATCCTGCATCAATTGGTTATGCAGCCCTGTTTAAGCAGATAGCCGGTTTACCAATGGACATCAGGATGGTGTTGGGTACACAGCCAGCTCTGACAAGGGATTCGTTACTGTTTACTTATTATGGACCCAGTCTCAGCAAATATTATTCCTTATTCTTTTGTGATTCCATCAAAAAGCCAAATTCTATTTTTGTTACTGAAGATGATCTGCGATTGCCCGGCGGACCCAATTTATACAGAGTTCGCTTTGTAAATCTCATCCCTAACCCGCCAACTTTAACTCCGGCTATTGATGTGTATTCAACAAATGCAGGCGCATTGATCTTTACAGGCATTCCGTTTAAAAAAGCAACTCCTTTTCTTGAATTGCCACGCAACTCAATTGCAACAACATTTACGGATACTTACCAAATCAGATGGACAGGAACAAGTACAGTAATTGCTACGCTTTCTTCTGTACAGTTAAACAACCAGATGTCATTAACACTCTTTGCAAAAGGGTTTGTTGGTGCAACCGGTTTACGGGCTCCGGGCTTATTATCCTACAGAAATAATTAA